ACtacgaaaatgttttttttaactgttatTATAGACGAGCGAAAGGGCATAGTAGCTAATGCTCTtagttaatattaaatttttagttttaaccATAAGCTagctttatataaataaataaataaatatatctatgggtactctttttaaataatttttggtagattccaaaaaaatatatgattttcgattttataatttaaatttgaattatttgaaaataagaTATGATCTTATTTGTGTACAATTCAATAATGGAAGCCAACAGTAAAGAGGTCTTGAGAGAAATTGCTTTCAGCGGCTAGGGACTATTTCAGCACACTGTGCACAAGAGGTATACAAgcattttcttgaaaatgcCAAGTAAAAAAGAATACTTAAGGAACCTGACAAATATAAGCAAGTTATTTATGGTAATTAGTTTGTTCAAACACCTGTGGGATCCTCGAAATTACACCCCCGCAGATTTGCACCTTCctagaaaattaaacaaattagttGATGTTCAAAGGTTGTCGTTCACTAgttttttaccatatttgCGCAAAGTCCACGCACTGAAACCAGCTGGGCGCACTCTAAATTTGCGAACTGAAGATCAGCTCTTTCCAGGCAGCAATAGTTAAGATTGGTGTGGGACAAATTACAGTGAGACATATTTGCGTACTGTAAAGTAAAAAAACATGTTGTTTAACGATATTATTGtcaaataaaactatatacatatagtaAGTGGCTAAAAATCGTGGTCATCTTAATTGTTTgctcttgcagagggtattataattcaGTCCGAAGCCCGAAGGAAACTTTTCCGACCCTTTAAAGTATATCGGACGAGTATTTCATATAGGTTCTATttaaacaatcggaaaaatgaCAGAtgttttccaattaaaaaaaaataattgtcaataatttttaaattgcggTTTCAATTTTGCAAAATCGGGATGCTGTATTAGACAACTCTCATTataacaaccaaaaaaaaattttttttttatgtattttgaGATTTAGtaatagtaatggtttaatatttcaatatatttaattacgGATTCATTTAAATCGttcgactatagcatatagctctcctgggaaaattggaaaaatatttggaaaaactgtagctttgctgtttttcaattgatttgaatgTAGAAAGTAATGGATTGTTAAttaagaattacggttttaatttaattaaaatcggacaacgatCAACTGACGGAGTTATGTATACAAGATAAAGAATTTACTATTAAAGGACATGGACATATCCttgacaacaaaaatattttggtatATTCAATGCTAATCGAAGGTATCAAACGTGTTATGTTTTACTGGTTTTTGGGATATTAGGGAAACATTTATCGCATTTCTTTATACATGTTTTTAGAAAAACCaacacaaacaataaaaaaacatcatCTGAAAACTGTTCTGTCTGTTGAGTCTAAAAGGACGGCCATAATTAAGTGCTATTTTACCCAACTAGTTTCTATCCACTTGTTGTGTAAGTGTTTATATAGTTTTCAATTCGagctaaatatataatttgaatGATTAAGTTATGGGTAACTTAGGCGACgtctatatattatttaattataaacctATAAGTGGGAGTCAGCAGGATAATTACTTTTATCGACTCTTtggaaatttttgtttgaagtaTTTCTTACAAACCAGGGGAAAGAGGTATCTTATATTGTCATCATACCAGCTATTCCTTGCAGAGCTTCTTCCCACACATACCTTAAAGTTGATGTTGCGGAAGTCTAGCTTTCGCAAATCGGCTCCGGAAAGGTTTACCCCCTGAAAGCGCAGCTCCGTAATCACGGATGTTTGGATGATGGCCTTAATTACATCGTTCCGCGTCAGTGGTCTGTCTCCCAGCGGCGCCTCCTGCTGTCCCAGGCGCTCCTCCAAATGGGTGACCAGCGAGAAGATGCCGAAGAACCGTGCCTCCTCCAGGACGCCCAGTACGCTGATATTCGAATCGCAGACGAACTGGCCGTGGCGCAGGTAGTTGATGATCGGCTCGAAATACCGGGGGCTCCGGTCGATAAGAAACGCTCCCTGCTCGTCCCGTTCACTGGGCATCATGCTACCATCTTGCAAGAACATCCGCGCAAGCATCGAATCTGGTTCCCTGCCCACCAGAGTGTCGATGGTGGTGGCGTATATCTGACCACCTACATTCAGCTTGACCCAGCGGTTGGGGGCAAAGCTGCTGGGGGCGCCGATACTTGCGTCTGCAGGGGCGGGCTCGTCCTTTCCGGCACCAGAACCGATCTCCTTCGGATCACTGTCCATTTGTTTGGGCAGTTCGAAAATTGCTACACGACCAATTCCCAGCTGCTTTTACTTTGCCCTCTTCCTCTTCTCTTTGAAGTCATTCGCAGTGAACGTTCTCAAGACCTGTTTACACTGGTGCCGCAACAGCAAAAGAATTCGCAATTGAAATAGGCTCAGTTGGAACAACATTTTCTCGGTGTTTTGGTTTGCCTTAATTTGGTGACGAAGATTGATATGCTGTGAAATTATGCCGTTATAAATTCGATAAATGAGTATATAAATTGGTATCTGAAAACTTTCTTATTTCGATGCCACATTATTATAGTTTGCAGGCAAAAACGGTATACTGACAAAAGTCTGATCACATTAATAATTCTAACGTCGCCCAATCAGATGCTTTCACAACAGCTGTGGCGCGTGGTGAGGCCACTCCGATGGATCAAAATTTAATCACAAGTGTGAAACGGGTATAAGGTCGTAATAGTTTTCGATAGTCCAGTCATCGGGATGTGTGTAtatgtaaatacaaaaaaattataaaattaggCTTTCAAATCGTCGGGAAGGTCGCTTTGAAGCGAAGAATCAACACAGCAAGCAGGGCAAATGGCCGCCGCCGAGACAGGTGCAGTAGCCAGCGGCAGTGCGGTGTCCTCTGGGCAACGCGGAGTCAGCCGCGTTCTTGCCAAGTTGTCGCAATCTTTGGCCGGAGGCGAGTTTTACGAGGCGCACATGATGTACAGGACGCTATACTTTCGGTACGGTTTTTCTAAAAGATAATTGTCAGAATgggtacaaatatttttttctcgtGGCCAGGTACACAGCCCAAAAGCGCTACGAGGACTGTCTGGATCTGCTCTTCGACGGAGCTCAGCAGCTGATTGCAAAGGAGCAGGAAAGCAGTGCAGCGGACCTGTGCCTCCTGCTCGTTGACACGTTGGAAAAGCGAGGACCGCAGGCCGAGGACACCGACAACTTCCTCTGGGTGCCACGCCTGGGAGCCTTGATCCGTGGACTCAACGCAGCGACGGTGGAGCGCGAAACCCTGATCGTGAGCTTCTCAGGTTTTCAGCAGCGACGTGTCGCATAACTTGTACCCATGCTCTTTTCCAGCAACGGACCATTAAATGGAGCACGACCCTGCACGGGCAGTACGGCCACCCGGTGCTGCACAAGCTGATTGCGCACGTGTTCTGGACCGAGGGCAACATCGAGTCTGCTCGCCACCACTACCTGCTCTGCCAGGACGGCAGCCTCTGCGGCCGGGTGCTGATCGAGATCAGCCAGAGCAGGGGCTTCCAGGGCGAGGTAGACCTGTTCCTAGTGCAGGCGGTGCTGCAGCAGCTCTCGCTCAAGGACCGCAAGACCGCCGAGGACACGTTCACCGAGTACACACGCTACCATACCAAGCTGCTGAGGAATGAGTTTCCCTACAAGGAGCCGCTGGTCAATTTCCTGTACTTCCTGTTTCGCCTTATCGACGCGAAGAGTGTGGCCGGGTTTCGGGCCCTGCGCAAGCTTTACGATCCATCGCTGAAGCGCGACACGTCGTTTCTGAAGTACGTGGCCAAGATCGGAGTGATCTATTTCGATGAGCAGCCAGAAGCTGCCCATGCCGGACTACCAGGATTGGGAGGAATGTTTGGGGGCATATTCAATCGCCTGATGGCGGGCTTCGACGAAGATGACACAGAGGATCAGGGCGCGCCAGAGGGACGGCAAAGCGTAAATAACGAGCTGGACTAACATCAACTGGAGTTTTTTGGAGGAATGGTGCACGGCTTGGGAGGAGGCCCCTGCTCTTTTTGAACGCTCTAAGTCAACGAAGTTCTTTACCACAAAATCACCGGGCTATTcttgttataattttaatatactgtatgaaaaattatttaacataaGCGTATAGTCGCGGTAAATGCAATGTAGATTCCACAGTGTTTCATATGGAAATTATACAAAGATGTATTTCACAATGAACATGAACTTTACT
This genomic window from Drosophila gunungcola strain Sukarami chromosome 3R, Dgunungcola_SK_2, whole genome shotgun sequence contains:
- the LOC128266418 gene encoding Golgi to ER traffic protein 4 homolog, which translates into the protein MAAAETGAVASGSAVSSGQRGVSRVLAKLSQSLAGGEFYEAHMMYRTLYFRYTAQKRYEDCLDLLFDGAQQLIAKEQESSAADLCLLLVDTLEKRGPQAEDTDNFLWVPRLGALIRGLNAATVERETLIQRTIKWSTTLHGQYGHPVLHKLIAHVFWTEGNIESARHHYLLCQDGSLCGRVLIEISQSRGFQGEVDLFLVQAVLQQLSLKDRKTAEDTFTEYTRYHTKLLRNEFPYKEPLVNFLYFLFRLIDAKSVAGFRALRKLYDPSLKRDTSFLKYVAKIGVIYFDEQPEAAHAGLPGLGGMFGGIFNRLMAGFDEDDTEDQGAPEGRQSVNNELD
- the LOC128253132 gene encoding BTB/POZ domain-containing protein KCTD9; translated protein: MDSDPKEIGSGAGKDEPAPADASIGAPSSFAPNRWVKLNVGGQIYATTIDTLVGREPDSMLARMFLQDGSMMPSERDEQGAFLIDRSPRYFEPIINYLRHGQFVCDSNISVLGVLEEARFFGIFSLVTHLEERLGQQEAPLGDRPLTRNDVIKAIIQTSVITELRFQGVNLSGADLRKLDFRNINFKYANMSHCNLSHTNLNYCCLERADLQFANLECAQLVSVRGLCANMEGANLRGCNFEDPTGVRTNLEGVNLKGACLESSNMAGVNLRVANLKNANMKNCNLRAAVLAGADLEKCNLSGSDLQEANLRGANLKDAELTLIINALHMSQAIR